GGGTCAGCAGCACCCACCTTTCATatcccccccctcccagcacccagcgccCAGTCCCCACTCACACTGCACCCACACGGTGATGCTGCGCTCGGCCGTGCCCAGCGCGTTGCTGGCCCGGCACCGGAAAGTGCCGGTGTGGGCACGGGTGGCCACGTGCCGCAGCCCGGGGGTGACGGACGTCCCGTCCTTGTCACAAGCCACATGGGGCCGGGGGTTGCCCCGCGCCTGGCACCGCAGCGTCACCTCCTCCCCTTCCGTCCAGTTCTGGCTGGGGGGGCAGCTCCTGTCGTCCATtctgggcagggctgtggggacacCAGGGGACATTACTCCCCCCCCCGAAATGCGCCACGACGTCCCCGCAACCCCCCCAACCTGCCTCCTGCGCACCCACCAGTGACACTGAGCCCCACGGGCGTGCTCCTCTTTGTGGGTTTGTTGCCTGCACGCATCCTGGCCTCACAGACCAGCTTGGTGTTGTCATCCTCCTCCGACGCTGTCCATGCAAAGGCCAGCGGGGACGGTCCCCAGGCAGTCAGGACGCGGGGACCCGCTGtcacctgcagctgcagttcCGGGGAGTGCCCGGGTGGCAGGACGCAGCGCCCAGGTCACCTCCGTCCCCTCCATGGGGACACTGGTGCTGATGTTCAGCTGTGGCTGGGGGAAGCCTGCGGGTGACAACGGGGGACACCTGAGGGACGCCGTCCCCGCCGTGCCACCCGCCTGACCGTGATGCACTTACTGTAGACGTGGACCGacgcctgctgctgccgctcctTGGGTCCCACCCGCACGCTGCAAACCAGCCCAAATTGTCCCTGCTGAGCATGGGACACCTCGGCCACCGCGCGGAGCCCGTCCTCGGTGACATGGAGCGGCAGCGGGTGGCCAGCCAGGGAAAGCTCAAAGCGCGCCGCCGGGAAGACGTGCCGGACGCTGCAGGAGACGTTGATCTTCTCATCCGTCTCCAGGTAGATCTCACTCATCTCCAGCTGGGGATCCTCAGGGAAATCTGCAGTAGG
Above is a genomic segment from Cygnus atratus isolate AKBS03 ecotype Queensland, Australia unplaced genomic scaffold, CAtr_DNAZoo_HiC_assembly HiC_scaffold_215, whole genome shotgun sequence containing:
- the LOC118261610 gene encoding intercellular adhesion molecule 1-like, which translates into the protein MRAGNKPTKRSTPVGLSVTALPRMDDRSCPPSQNWTEGEEVTLRCQARGNPRPHVACDKDGTSVTPGLRHVATRAHTGTFRCRASNALGTAERSITVWVQCHDVDVVLIVVLVLVVLGAVVIAGVVYGIYYRKKKMREYQLQKQQRRMEMEKLRSEETVGINGSAPGSQP